The genome window CGCCAGTTCTTCGAGAACCAGGGCATCCCCTTCCCGCAGCAGGAGGCGCCGCAGCATCGTCCGGCGCAGCGCGCCATGGCACTCGGCTCCGGCTTCCTCATCAGCCCGGACGGGGTCATCGTCACCAACAACCACGTCATTCAGAATGCCACGGATATCAAGGTGACGCTCGATGACGGCACCGAACTACCGGCCAAGCTCCTTGGCGCTGACGCAAAATCCGATCTGGCTGTCCTGAAGATCAAGGCGCCGAAGCCTCTCGCCACCGTGGCCTGGGGCGACTCCGATAAATTGAAGCTCGGCGACCAGATCCTGGCGATCGGCAATCCCTTCGGCATTGGCACGACTGTCACCGCTGGCATCGTTTCGGCCCGTGGCCGCGATCTGCACAGCGGCCCCTATGACGATTTCATCCAGATCGACGCTCCGATCAATCACGGCAATTCCGGCGGCCCGCTGGTCGATCGGGACGGCAATGTCGTCGGCATCAACACCGCCATCTATTCGCCGAATGGCGGCAGCGTCGGCGTCGGTTTCGCCATCCCCTCGGATCAAGCCAAGGCGATCGTCGCCAAGCTTGAAAAGAACGGCTCGATCGATCACGGCTATCTCGGGGTCGCCATTCAGCCCGTGACGGCCGATGTTGCCGATGCCGTCGGCCTTTCGCAGCCGCAAGGCGCCCTGGTCGCCAGCGTCAATGACGGAACGCCGGCTGCACGTGCCGGCATCAAGACCGGCGATATCGTCACGGCCGTCGGTAACGAGACCGTCAAGTCGCCCAAGGATTTGTCGCGCCTGGTTGCGGATCTTTCTCCCGGTGACAAGCGCTCGCTCACGGTCTGGCGCGATGGCAAGAGCATGGATGTGAACGTCACCCTCGGCGGCAATGACGACAGCAAACAGGCTGCCAATGACAGCGGTGACGGGAAGGTCCAACCGTCCAATCAGCCGAGCATCGGCGTCGGCCTCGCCAATCTGACCCCGGATCTGCGCGAGCAGCTCAACCTTCCGCACGGTGTCGAAGGTGCCGTCGTCGCCAGCGTCAATCCCGATAAGTCGGCCGCCGCTGCCGGCATCCAGGCGGGCGACATCATCGTCTCCGTCAACGACCAGCCGGTCCACAGTGCCCACGATGCCCAAAACGCAGTTGCACAAGCCGGCAAAGCAGGCCGCAAGTCGGTTCTGCTGCTGATCGAACGCGGCGGCGACAAGACCTTCGTGGCAG of Rhizobium sp. NXC24 contains these proteins:
- a CDS encoding DegQ family serine endoprotease — its product is MSNLLRKHRAAAIVGAAIIVGAGALPFAFSTPAAVAATAEPGGIIAPGGSFAPIVDADKPAVVTVTTTMKVTDTSADAGDSPMDEQFRQFFENQGIPFPQQEAPQHRPAQRAMALGSGFLISPDGVIVTNNHVIQNATDIKVTLDDGTELPAKLLGADAKSDLAVLKIKAPKPLATVAWGDSDKLKLGDQILAIGNPFGIGTTVTAGIVSARGRDLHSGPYDDFIQIDAPINHGNSGGPLVDRDGNVVGINTAIYSPNGGSVGVGFAIPSDQAKAIVAKLEKNGSIDHGYLGVAIQPVTADVADAVGLSQPQGALVASVNDGTPAARAGIKTGDIVTAVGNETVKSPKDLSRLVADLSPGDKRSLTVWRDGKSMDVNVTLGGNDDSKQAANDSGDGKVQPSNQPSIGVGLANLTPDLREQLNLPHGVEGAVVASVNPDKSAAAAGIQAGDIIVSVNDQPVHSAHDAQNAVAQAGKAGRKSVLLLIERGGDKTFVAVPFSAA